ACCAGCCCTATGCCCAAACAGGTGCCACCTATGTCCCACCTGGGTGACACCAACCCCATGCCCAACCAGGTGCCACTCATGTCCCTCCTGGGTGACACCAACCACATGCCCAACCAGGTGCCACCCATGTCCCTCCTGGGTGACACCAACCTCATGTCCAGCCAGGTGTCACCCACAAATGTCCTCCCGagtgccaccagccccaccagtctgtgattctgtgactcctgaGTGTCACCAACCCCACATCCACCTGGGTGCCACCCACCTCTCTCCTCCCGGGGACACTGACTCTGTCCTCACATCTGTTTGGGCACCAGCCATGTCCCTACTCCTGGGTGACACCGAGCCCAGCCAAGTGTCACCACGTCCCTTCTCCTGGGGACACCAAACCTGTCCCCAAGCCCAGCTGGTATCAACCACGTCCCTTCTGGGTGGCACGAACCACATCCatcctccccaccccatccccacaCCCAGCCGTGTGCCATCATGTCCCTTCtcctggggacaccagccctgtccccacaccTAGCCATGTGCCTCCTGGGGCCCGCCACCCTGTGCCACTGTCCCCCATCTGCTGTCCCCAGGTGATCACGGCGCAGCAGCTGCCCAAGCTGTCGCGGGAGACCGGCAGCTCCATCGTGGACCCACTGGTGCGGGTGGAGATCCACGGTGTCCCCAGCGACCGCCAGAGCCACCAGACCCGCCACCGACCCAACAACGGTGAGTGCCACCCAGCCAccctccctggggacaccgcggggtgccataagccctggggacaccccagggcacCCGGTCCTTAGGGACACCctgatccctggggacacctcATGGCACCTGATCTCCAGGGGTGTCCCAGGTCACTCTGATCCCTGAGGACGCCCCAGGGGACCTGATCTCTTGGGACACCTGAGGACACCCagtcccctggggacaccccagggcaccctgacccctggggacacccaaggACACCCtgacccatggggacacccaaggCCACTCCGTCCCCAGGGACAATCCCAGTCCCCTGAGGACACCCCAGAGCACCTTGGTTCTGGGGACACTCCAgggcaccctgtccccagggacctCCCAGGGCAGCCAGTCCCCCCAGTATGGCCTAGCCCAGCCCCTGTATGGATCCCATTTCCCCCAGACAGACCAGTCTGGCTCCAGTGTCACCCGCATTGTTCCAGTATAGCCCAGTCCAACACCAGTATGACCCCCATTCCCCCAGTATGGCCTAGCCCAGTCCCAACATGATCCCTGTTTCCCCCAGTAGCCCAGCCTGGCTCCAGTATGATCCGTGttctcccagtataacccagtccaACCCCAGTATCACCCCAGTTTCCCCAGTATAACCCAGCCCAGCCTCAGTACCACCCCATTCCCCCAGTTTAGCCCAGTTTAGACCAGTACATCCCCCACTCCCCCAATCCGCCCCAGTCCCCACCCCACAGCACAGGATGGCAGCTCAGCTGGGGCCGGGGCAGCACAGGGGATGGTGGAGCGGGTCACCATGCCGGGGTTTCCGGTCTCCCCGGTGTCCCTGGTGCAGCGCCCACCCCCGTGCCGGTGCCGCAGGGTTCAACCCGCGCTGGGAGGAGACGCTGAGTTTCCAGGTGCGGGCGCCCGAGCTGGCGCTGCTGCGCTTCGTGGTGGAGGATCACGACAGCACCTCCTGCAACGACTTTGTGGGCCAGTTCACCCTGCCCCTGGCCAGCGTGCGGGAAGGTGGGTGACAGCCCCCCCGGGGACGGGGACTGTCGCCCTGCCACCCGCTCAGCCCCCGGCTCTGTCCCCAGGGTATCGGCACATCCATCTGCTCTCCAAGGACGGGACGTCCCTGGCCCCGGCCACGCTCTTCGTGCACGTTCGATGCAAGAGGCTGTGAGGTCCCCGTGATCCTGGTCGTGTCCCCATGTGGGGGACAACGTGGTCCTCcatggggtgggtgccctcctgcgccagagacgcGGTgcagggacagcctggggacaccgCTCACCCGGCTGCGGTGACAggagggtgttggggacaccatggcgGTTGGGACCCCCTCCATGTCCCAGAGTGGCACCCCATCTGCTAGCCTCTGTGCCCCGCTCCCCTCTCTGCCTGTGACCCTGAGGGGACAAGGACATTGTGACAACCAGGATGGGGTGGCCAGGCCACCCAAAGCCCAACACAACCCCGGCGGGGTGAGAGGGGTGACAGCAACCCCTGAATGTCACCACCCCCAGCCACACTCGATACCACCCCCCTGGGGCTGCAAGGACGGTGCTGTCACCATGAAGTCCCCAAGGGACCCTGTCACTGTGCAGTCCCCGAGGGGACCCTGTCACCACACGCCCCATCACGGTGTCCAGCCCTTGTGTGGCTGGGACCACGTCCCCAACACCCGCTCTGGCCACAGTCACACATCTGTACCCAGTGTCACACCAGTGGAATAAAGGTTTTATTGTAACAGAGCCTGTCCCGTGTCCTTGTCACCTCCTGGAGTCCCTGTCACCTCCCAGGGCGAATCAGGGCTGAGCCCACCCCCAAACACATCAGGGACAGGCTGGGGGCTCATGAGAGCAGCCCCCAAAACAGCCGCAGGGACAAGGGGAGGGTcccaacacacacaccccccagcccaggacactggggacacaggaggggatGTGGGAGGGAAGGCAGAGGTACTTGCATAGGTGACATGGGACCCCGAGCAGGGGGGGTGACAGCGCTGCTGGGGGGGGACATGACAGACCCCTGGTCCCCaccgagggacctgggggtccgtGGTGCCACaggggacacgcggggacacACAGCTGGGGGGTGCATAGACGGGTCCTGCCTCAGTGTGCTGCTTGGGGAACCTTTGGCGGGGACGGCAGGAGCAGCCGCGGCTCTTTGGGGACACAGGAGGTGACAGGCTGCCCGGTGCTTCttcccaagatgtctcaatgggatAACAGGTTCCCGTGAAAGATGATTCCTGCGCCGCGGAGGGTCCCGTACACACAGTGCCGAGCTGCTGGATGAGGAACCGGGGGGCTGGAGCGGCTGCAGCCCTGCGGTGACGCTGATGGCACGCTGTCACATTGTCACAGCAGTCGCTTCACGCGTGTCCGTATTTCCAGAGCAAACAGGCAAGCAGAGGTCCCGAGGTGCAACAGATCATCCCTGACCCCGCAGCCCCGGCGTCACGGGGGTGACAGACGGGAACCAGCGCTGGAAAGCCGAGCAGAGCGGGGGACGCCGGACATGATCCCCCTGGATCttcagtgctgctgctcctggtTCAGCGGGGAGGATTTGAGTCTTGGAGGCCGGGGAGAAGGGACAAGGCATCGCTTGCACAAATAGCCCTTAGAAAGAAAACTCCATGTCCTGCGCCCGTGGGGAGGGCAGGTGCCATCCTCCTGCTCCAGGCACCCGCGGGACAGGCTGGATGTGACAGAGGGAGCAAAGCGGGGGACAAACAGCTGAGCAAGGGATGGAGCCCCAAACACCCTCTGGGCTCGGCAGCCCGGCCACCGCGTCCCGGTGCTCTGCCACGCCGGAGCCGAGCCCTTCGGCGCAGCAATGTCTACCTTGGTCAGCCCTGTCGAGAAGTCACGGTCCAGCAACCCGGAGTGGCCTTCAGCAGACGAATGCAACTTGTGTCAGTTGGGAACAGGaaagatttaaaatatatataatatatatttttattattcaccCGTTAACTCCATTATATGCCAATCATGAGCTAGTTTCAGCAGTTACATTCCCTTGATCACGTCTTTACGAGGATGCAATTAAATCAAAACAAAGGAGCAGCTGACGCCGGCGGGGGAGCGGCGGCCGGCGCTGCAGGACGCGGTCGGTGAGTCCAGGCGGTGAGCGGCTGCACAGCTGCTCCGGTTCCACCTCTCCCGGCGCGGGTCCGGCTGCGGCGGAAAGGAcaagggcagcagctctgccggGCCCCACTGTCCTGGTGACAGCTCCATTACTGCAACACCAGCCCGACCTGGAAGCCAACGGAGACGGGAGGTCAGGATGTGCCCCAGTGTCAAAGAATCAGAGTCAACAAATCAAGgaagagtttgggttgaagggacctttaaagttcatctagtccaaacactgccgtgagcagggacagctGCACCCAGATCaggtggaaaagaccctcaagatcagcacgtccacccctggcactgccccatgtcctgagaacctcatgtccgtctgtccaaccctccagggatggtgactccagcactgccctgggcagcctgttccaatgccccacagccctttggggaagaaattgttccccacatccaacctcaacctcccctggtgcaacttgaggccgtttcctctgctcctggcgcttgttcctggggagcagagcccgacccccctggctccaagctcctttcaggcagttcagagatcagaaggtctcccctcagctcctgttctccagctgaacccccaggtccctcagccgctcccatcacacttgtgctccaacccctcaccagctccattcccttctctcaactcgttcgagcacctcaaggcctttcttggcattaGGGgtccagaactgcccccaggattggcagtttggcctccccaggtcccagcacagggacggtcgctgccctgggcctgctggccacaccagtgctggtaccagccagggtCCTGTGGCCTTTTTGcatctgtcccctgcagccctctgcctgTCTCCTCTCTGTACCCAGCCTCCTGCCATAGAACGAAGAGCTCGTCTGTGTGGACGCGCAGGCGATGACAGACCCCGACCCTGCACCAGTCCAAGGGCAGAACGAGCTGGGGGAGCTGAACAGTGAGCGGTTctgtccccagggacaccccctgtGCAGGCGTAGCGGGGGGAGCACAGAGGAGCCGTCACTGGATTcacccatttctctcttcaccgCCCTGGGATTGCTGAGGTGCATGCGGCAGTGAATTTGTTCCCCATCGGCTGCGGGGACAAGACCCCTCGCACACGCTGGAACCCCCCACCCAGAGGCACTGACCTTCTCTGGTGCCATGCTGGGACACTTCCAATTGTACAGGTAATACTGCAGGTTCCCGTCCCCGATCCCAAacttcagcttctccaggaagGTTTTGTTTTCCATGAGATCCAGTGCATTGAAGACGTCGAATCCTTTCTGCACAGGCAAGACATGAAGCCATCAGCTCCTGCTCAAGTGCTGGGGAGTTTCCCCCATCCAGCTGCccagctctgcacccccagaAGGGAGCAAGGCCAATGGGGGAGAATTTGGCATCAGTGTGTGCACCCTCAGCCCAAGCGCTACAGATGTACAGCAACAGTTTGCTGTAAGAATTACACACTggtctgggttgaagggaccttcagagtccacccagtgccccccctgccatgacagggacatcttcaccagctcaggttgctcagagccccgtccagcctggcctgggatgtctccagggatggttcagccaccacctctttggccaacctgggccaggctctcaccaccctcagggccaacaattccttcctcatggccagcctgaatctccctccttcagtttcaaaccatcaccccttgttgtactgcaacaggccctgctcaaaagtctgtccccatctttttcatgggccccttttaagcacggaaagggcacaatgaggtctccccagagcttcttttctccaggctgaagaaataAGCAGCCACCCTGAGCTCAGCTCAGGCCACCCCGGTGCCCGGTGAGCTGCCCGGTGCCGCCCCGTCCCCGCCATCACTCACCGACTTGGCGAGGATGAGGGCGTCGCTCATGAGGTCGAGCAGAGGCGTCTTGGTGTGAACGTTGTAGAAGGAATAAGCAGCTTTCAGGCTCTTGTGAGTCGGGTGGTTCATGATGGTGGAGGGCAGTGTGTAGAAGCTCAGGAAGTCTGTCACCTCCCCTGGGGCGCTCTGCAAGTGACACCGCAACGCGTCAGAGCCGGGATAAAGCCCGAGCACAGTCTTAGAGGGGCTGTGCCAGCCTGAGCGATGTGTGGGCTCCCTGCGAGGAGACTCGGGGCAGCTCAGGATGGAGACACCAACCTCCAGCACCTAAAACCTCCCCCCGAGAACAGCATCTCCTTGCCCGGGGCAGCAGATCACTCCCACCGCTCCAGTGGAGGCAGAATCCCATGAAAACACCTCCCCATCTTGCTCCTGTCCCCTCACCTCCACCACGAAGGTGTCGATGATGTTCTCCTGAGGTAAGAACCAGTGCTCCACCTCCTCTCGGCTCATGACGGGCGTCAGGTGGAACTGCTTCAGGTACTCGGTCAGGAGCTTGTGCACTGCGGAGATGTCTCTGTGCTCCATGGGTCGCAAGCCAGGAGTCTTGGGAGTCTACGGAAAGCAGGATAAATCATTTGTGTTGCTTGCCCTGTGGCTTTTGTCACCCAAGGGCTCTCCGACAAGCGGCATGGAGACCATCTCTGCTTAGATCAGCCCATTTTCAGACCACAACCCAGCACTCTTCCCCCAGGCAGAAGGATCGGCCATGAGACAGCGAtggcagagcccacagagaagcCCAGCGGGTCCCAAAGCCACACATGCCAGGTCAGGTCCTGTTGGGTGTGGCCTCCTGCCCATTAATGACACAAGATCCACTTCCCTTCAGGTCTCTGCTCCCATTCATTGCCACAATGGGCTCGGAAATGAACCCTGGGCACCACAAGGAACCGCTTGATGTTATTTCCAGTTGTGCTCAATTTCTCATCTAGGGTTGGGTTGGCTCAGCAAAGCCCAGCTCAAGCAGCATGGGCTGCTCCTGGGTCTGGGTTTCTGCACAAAAAATGAGTAACCACAAAACAGCTGCCGGCGCCTTTGCCGAGGCAGGAGCCACGTGCGCCGAAGCAGCGTTCTCTGCCAAAACGAGCAGCTCAGACCCGCATGAGATCGGGGAAGGTGGCGGCAATTTTCACGCTTTGTTTGTCTTTTCTCCCATCTCCGGCTGGGGAAGCTCCCCAGCAGGACACGGCAGTGACAGAACCCATCAGCGCGACCGAGGAACGAGGGACCGACCCAACCCTAGGCCGCGGCAGGGCTGCGTTTGGACAGATGACGGCTGTCACATCTGTGCTCTTGTTTTACCAGGAGGACAGAATGTGACTCACCACGAAACAAAAGCTCACGGGGTCCTCTAGCTGCAAGTATTTGCCCTTAAAATGCAAGTACCCAGGCAAgagataaataaatattaaataaagctcaatgGCTTGACAGAGTCATTTACCACGTGAGCCAAACCCAGTTCTCCCAGCAGGAGGACTTGACCTCGGTTGAAATGTCTGTGTCTCTCATTCCAACCTCACCCCTGCTCAGCaaggagcaattcctgagctcATCCCCCGCTCCCAGCCCCGGCTGCACCCACCTCGGGCAGCCGGTAAAGCTTCATGGTGCGTTGCATAGTCATGTTCCTGCTTAGGTGGGAAAATTTGACCTCGATGAGTTTCCGAGGGTTCAGGGAGCGGTGCCAGTACCTGCAGAAACACACCCATGGTGGGACACTTGTTCTGGGGTGGCGGGATGGCCGCACGGGCACGAGATTCTTGTCGCCGCCGTGAGAGGGCAAGTGAGAACATCTCAGCGGGCAGTGGATCCCACAGAGAAAAACAAGGGCGGCCTGAAGCACTTGTGCCACGAAGTCTCCCGTCTTGTGAGACATGAGCAGCTTAAGCAAAACTACTGGGCTTAATGGTGGAAGGACGGTGTGGGGAGGAGAAATCTGGGCTGAAATCGGTATCTTCTGGAATCTTGCACATGCTACAGGATCCCGGCAAGGACCAAAATCTCCTTGGAGAAGTGTAGACACTCACCTGCAAGTCCCCACGGGCTTGGGCAGCACCACCCCCGCGGTGTAAACAGCCTGGAAAATCCCCTCCAGGTGCACCCGCCGCGTGATCTCGCGGATCAGGACCGGAGCCACCCGTTTCGAGCGCAGCTTTTTGTGGACGCACAGGAAGTTTATCTCTACCATCTTCTTCTCTCTTTGGAAAGAAACAATGCAGAGCATGAGACCCGACCATCCTGACCCGGGAGGATCCGTCCAACGCCCTGGGCAAATTATCTCCAGCTCCTTTGAGCGAAAGAGGAGTTGAAGCCTTGAAGGCCTGGGCTTGGAGAACTCTCCTTTAAACTGTTATCGaaggttttcaaagggaaaaTGGGCACCATCCAGCTCAGGAGGATCTCTCTGTAAGACAGAGCTCTAAGCTGAGCTCAGTCGTTGAGGAAAACCGCGTTCATGGCTTCTGACCTGCATAGAACTTCCCTGCCCACCTCAAATATCTCCCACCCTCTCCTCCAGGCAGCAaagcctcaggttgcaccaggggaggtttagattggatattagcaaaagattcttcccagaaagggctgtggggcattggaacaggttgcccggggcagtgctggagtcaccatccctggaggggtttaaaagccgtttagacaaggtttttagggatatggtttagtgctatggttggacttgatgattctgaaGGTCTCTCCcaagtgaaatgattctatgaagcgTCTCCATGGCCAAACAGCACAGGTCAGGGATGACAACACAGCCAGACCTCCCGGGAAAGCCCCCGTCGCATCACGGAGCAGCACAGAACGCAGCCGAGCGGCACTCACGTGTCGTAGATGTGGATCGTGGCTGGAATCGCGCTGATGAATCCAACCAGCTTCTTGCTGGAGACGACTCTGACCCCACAGTGCCACTGCGGCAACCAGCCCGGAGGACGCAGCGCCCTGGGGACGAGACACGAGGCAGAAGTCACCACCCACTAGAGGTTCCCTGTGTGCCTGCTCCCAGCTCCCCGTGCTGCCCTGGGACACTGTGTCTGCTCTGAATGCCCACCATGGCTGGGGGTTTGCAGGCAGGAGCGTGAGAGTGACAGTGGTGGGATACGGCAGGGCCACCGGGATCCAGGGAAATTCCTGTGCTCTGTGGTCAATGCAAGTTCTCACCAGTGAGCACAGGAGGGAACTCATGTTCCTTGATTTGCAGTGCTCCAGCctcagggaagagcagctggaaaggtcgatgttggtgacagcggctgaacatgaggcagagtgtgcccaggtggccaagaggccacaggatcctggctggtaccagcactggtgtggccagcagacccagggcagtgaccgaacctgtgctgggacctggggaggacaaaccgccaatcctgggggcagttctgggcccctcatgacaTGAAAGGTCTTGAGGTGCTCgaacgagttgagagaagggaatggagctggtgaggggctggagcacaagtgtgatgggagcggctgagggacctggggggttcagctggagaacaggagctgaggggagaccttctgatctctgaactgcctgaaaggagcttggagccgggggggtcgggctctgctccccaggaacaagcgccaggagcagaggaaacggcctcaagttgcgtcaggggaggttgaggttggatgtggggaacaatttcttccccaaagggctgtggggcattggaacaggctgcccagggcagtgctggagtcaccatccctggagggttggacagacagacatgaggttctcaggacatggggcagtgccaggggtgggggaacagttggactccatgatcttgagggtctttccaacCGGAATgactctatggttctatgattcatAAACACCATGAAACGGCAGCTCCACTGCAGCAGGGCTGTGAGTGTTGTTGTTGGCAGCATGACCTGGCAGCCACCTTCATCCTACAGCTCCAGGGCACGGGGAAGCTCCTCAGCTACCAGTACTTTTACAAACACTCAAGGGATcaaaccaaagaggaaaaaaaccccggTTTAGGCTTCCATATCTCAAAAAAGACAGAGGCAGGGAGGACGGGGTGAGATGCCCCTCTCTCAGTGTACCTGGGACACCACGCATGGTGACAGATGGGGAAGGGACATTTTGGGAAGAAGTGAGACGGGATAAGCACAGacagctgctgggctgtcaccaggATCGGCCTCGCCAGCGTCCCACAGCCTCTGCACTGCTGTCACAGTGCCACTCACCACAGCAGGAACTCGGGAGAGTAATCGAACCGGAACATGTTGTCATCGTCCTCCACATAGTTCTCGTTCAGAAGTGTGTAAAGCTCTTTAAGCTAAAGCAGGAGACACCAAGCAGGTCAGGAGGGTTATTCAGCCATCACACACCCCAGTTGCCCTGAGATGGGACCCTCAAGACTCTTTGTGTGGCCGCAGCAATGGCAGCCACGTCCCTGTCACCGGCACATCCTCCTGCTTGGAGCAGGACACACGGGTCAGTCCTCCTGCCCTCGGGTAATTTCCCAGGGTGTTGGTCACAGTCTGAAGGGCCTTTTTAAGGGAATATTCCTGGTTTCAGGCATCCTTCTGCTTAAAGGGCACGTGGAGAAGCCCCCGTTCATCCTCGTGAGATACCAGACATGTTTCCATCCCCAAAACCATCACTGGTGGTCTAAACATGGAGCCACTGACCGTGCAACAGAGACGCCCTCCCAACACGTGTGCGGATCTGCCTGCACTCACCACGCCTCTGTCCCCGAGGTCCAGGGCGTCCCAGGTGAAGCCCTGGGGCAAGGTGTAGGGCTCCTGACGGATATTGTCTTTGTCCGGCTCCACAGGACCGTGGGTGTTCACCACTTCTCCTGGAAGAGAGAGCAGGAGCCATGAAGCAGCTTTTCTGCTGTTTGAGGCCAAGTCCCCGCGACACCTCGATCTGGTGACCAAGGTGTCCCACTCCCCCAGCGCCACCTCCCAGCCCAGGTCCCCAGCGCGGGCAGCCGGGGGTCACCACTGCGCCCCCCTGGTTTGGGACGTGCCACGTGTTCAGCGTGACACAGGGGCAGAGAAGCAAAACTCCTCTTCCATGGGAAACGGTGGAGCTGATCGGGTAGCAGAGAGGTGACCAAACCGCTCAGAGCTTC
Above is a window of Patagioenas fasciata isolate bPatFas1 chromosome 22, bPatFas1.hap1, whole genome shotgun sequence DNA encoding:
- the NMT1 gene encoding glycylpeptide N-tetradecanoyltransferase 1, with the translated sequence MADDSETAARRPRAKPPRPSAEENDHEHCSDCENEAERGSNRGGLSPANDSGAKKKKKKPKRKKEKGGDQPDQAQDQAVKVNSLPAERIQEIQKAIELFSVGQGPAKTMEEASKRSYQFWDTQPVPKLGEVVNTHGPVEPDKDNIRQEPYTLPQGFTWDALDLGDRGVLKELYTLLNENYVEDDDNMFRFDYSPEFLLWALRPPGWLPQWHCGVRVVSSKKLVGFISAIPATIHIYDTEKKMVEINFLCVHKKLRSKRVAPVLIREITRRVHLEGIFQAVYTAGVVLPKPVGTCRYWHRSLNPRKLIEVKFSHLSRNMTMQRTMKLYRLPETPKTPGLRPMEHRDISAVHKLLTEYLKQFHLTPVMSREEVEHWFLPQENIIDTFVVESAPGEVTDFLSFYTLPSTIMNHPTHKSLKAAYSFYNVHTKTPLLDLMSDALILAKSKGFDVFNALDLMENKTFLEKLKFGIGDGNLQYYLYNWKCPSMAPEKVGLVLQ